From the genome of Miscanthus floridulus cultivar M001 chromosome 10, ASM1932011v1, whole genome shotgun sequence, one region includes:
- the LOC136485009 gene encoding uncharacterized protein, which yields MCAKMEHIHMEHKGLLGGEFKEGICASIPKPPPGTSSSRPNSMVVKKVCPREFIPAHIIAEAISTLHGLDLRWSGPITPSERQYVEQYVLAMYPQYSHGLIEDGSSDKDDLYSTYYSSTASSPEAGGSERRRSSSSAGARPDMVDMMVRLEPSRLLDILTKKSSFPGSFISIPEIQARNRVLHHCGLTDDEYLVLFAPTPRDAMMLVGESYPFFRSSYYMSILDEDSDCIRAFAAYKEAKVIAAPESWLDLRIKGSQLSQYFRRKSKHAPKGLFAYPAVSPSNSSSSSSTTQPPARYSLHWVSEAHRNAWHVLLDATALAVGEDRLPLSLHRPDFVLCTLGDTMRTRGIEQQPAARVTCLLVRRRSFDTSLSQPQKL from the exons ATGTGTGCCAAGATGGAGCACATTCACATGGAACACAAG GGCTTACTTGGTGGAGAATTTAAAGAGGGAATTTGCGCCTCAATTCCCAAACCCCCTCCTGGCACATCATCAAGCAGGCCAAACAGCATGGTTGTGAAG aagGTTTGCCCGCGGGAGTTCATCCCGGCGCACATCATCGCGGAGGCGATCTCGACGCTGCACGGGCTGGACCTGCGGTGGTCGGGGCCCATCACGCCCAGCGAGCGGCAGTACGTGGAGCAGTATGTGCTGGCCATGTACCCGCAGTACTCGCACGGCCTCATAGAGGACGGCAGCAGCGACAAGGACGACCTCTACTCCACCTACTACAGCAGCACGGCGTCGTCGCCGGAGGCCGGCGGCAGCGAGCGGCGgcggtcgtcgtcgtcggccgGCGCGAGGCCCGACATGGTGGACATGATGGTCCGGCTGGAGCCGTCGCGGCTGCTGGACATCCTGACCAAGAAGTCGTCGTTCCCGGGGAGCTTCATCTCCATCCCGGAGatccaggccaggaaccgggtgCTCCACCACTGCGGCCTCACCGACGACGAGTACCTCGTGCTCTTCGCGCCCACGCCAAGGGATGCCATGATGCTG GTTGGGGAGAGCTACCCTTTCTTCCGGAGCAGCTACTACATGTCGATCCTGGACGAGGACAGCGACTGCATCCGCGCCTTCGCGGCGTACAAGGAGGCCAAGGTGATCGCGGCGCCGGAGTCGTGGCTGGACCTGCGCATCAAGGGCTCCCAGCTCAGCCAGTACTTCCGCCGCAAGTCCAAGCACGCGCCCAAGGGCCTCTTCGCCTACCCGGCTGTCTCCCCTTCGaattcgtcgtcctcctcctccaccacgcaGCCGCCGGCGCGGTACTCGCTGCACTGGGTCTCCGAGGCGCACCGCAACGCGTGGCACGTGCTCCTGGACGCCACcgcgctcgccgtcggcgaggacCGCCTCCCGCTCTCGCTGCACCGCCCGGACTTCGTGCTGTGCACGCTCGGCGACACCATGCGCACGCGGGGGATCGAGCAGCAGCCGGCGGCGAGGGTCACCTGTCTCCTCGTCAGGAGGAGGTCCTTCGATACCTCCCTTTCGCAGCCACAGAAGCTGTAG